One window from the genome of Paraclostridium sordellii encodes:
- a CDS encoding CBS domain-containing protein, with the protein MNILFFITPKSEVAYIYDDYTMRQALEKMEYHRYSAIPIINRNGEYVGTITEGDLLWALKNDLNLELTAIEDVCICDIKRRMDNKPVSINANIEDLISKSMNQNFVPVIDDQNIFIGIIKRRDIIEYCYKKIKS; encoded by the coding sequence TTGAATATACTATTTTTTATAACACCCAAAAGTGAAGTAGCATATATATATGATGACTATACAATGAGACAGGCATTAGAAAAAATGGAGTATCATAGATATTCTGCTATACCTATTATAAATCGAAATGGGGAGTATGTGGGTACGATAACAGAGGGAGACTTGCTATGGGCTTTAAAAAATGATTTAAACTTGGAACTTACAGCCATAGAAGATGTATGCATATGTGATATAAAAAGAAGGATGGATAACAAGCCTGTATCTATAAATGCAAATATAGAGGACTTAATATCTAAGTCGATGAATCAGAATTTTGTACCTGTAATAGATGATCAAAATATTTTTATAGGGATAATAAAAAGAAGAGATATAATTGAGTATTGCTATAAAAAAATAAAGTCTTAG
- a CDS encoding peptidylprolyl isomerase, translating into MEKKVLATVGEKEITNIDIENALKSLDPYQAMQFNNEEGKKRLLEDLVNQELFYLEAKESNLHNDENFKAEMKRIEENMLKQYAINKILTSIKLTDEEVANFYAANKDKFIKPETASAKHILVDNEEKANELLTKINNNELSFEEAAREHSTCPSKDADGDLGVFPRGQMVPEFEEAVFSMDKGEVRGPVKTQFGYHLIKLEDLNEGGQSELDEVKDEIAKSLMYQKQNEVYSSKINDLKGKYVDLVKLND; encoded by the coding sequence ATGGAAAAAAAAGTTTTAGCCACTGTAGGCGAAAAAGAAATAACTAATATCGATATTGAAAATGCTTTAAAAAGTTTAGATCCATATCAAGCTATGCAATTTAATAATGAAGAAGGTAAAAAAAGATTATTAGAAGATTTAGTTAATCAAGAACTATTCTATCTTGAAGCTAAAGAGTCTAACTTACATAATGATGAAAACTTCAAAGCTGAAATGAAAAGAATTGAAGAGAATATGTTAAAGCAATATGCTATAAATAAAATATTAACATCTATAAAATTAACTGACGAAGAAGTGGCTAACTTCTATGCAGCTAATAAAGATAAATTTATAAAACCTGAAACAGCATCAGCTAAACACATATTAGTTGATAATGAAGAAAAAGCAAATGAATTATTAACTAAAATAAACAACAATGAATTATCATTTGAAGAAGCTGCTAGAGAGCATTCTACTTGCCCTTCTAAAGACGCTGATGGTGATTTAGGAGTATTCCCTAGAGGTCAAATGGTTCCTGAGTTTGAAGAAGCTGTATTCTCTATGGATAAAGGTGAAGTTAGAGGTCCAGTTAAAACTCAATTTGGATATCATTTAATAAAATTAGAAGATTTAAATGAAGGCGGTCAATCTGAGCTTGATGAAGTAAAAGATGAAATAGCTAAAAGCCTAATGTATCAAAAACAAAATGAAGTTTATTCTTCTAAGATAAATGACTTAAAAGGTAAATATGTAGATTTAGTTAAACTTAACGACTAA
- a CDS encoding TIGR03905 family TSCPD domain-containing protein, with protein sequence MYRYYTKGVCSKSILLDIEGDKLIDVIFEGGCAGNLIGIKNLIEGKNIDEIIETFEKIPCKNRDTSCPDQLATALKIYKKYILKD encoded by the coding sequence ATGTATAGATATTATACCAAAGGTGTATGTTCAAAATCTATTTTGTTAGATATTGAAGGGGATAAGCTTATAGATGTTATATTTGAGGGAGGATGTGCAGGGAATTTAATAGGAATTAAAAATTTAATAGAAGGAAAAAATATAGATGAAATAATTGAAACTTTTGAAAAAATACCATGTAAAAATAGAGATACATCGTGTCCTGATCAATTAGCTACTGCTTTAAAGATATATAAGAAATATATATTAAAAGATTAA